From Vitis vinifera cultivar Pinot Noir 40024 chromosome 14, ASM3070453v1, a single genomic window includes:
- the LOC100253249 gene encoding B2 protein isoform X1: MESMNSFWQLGDELRGQSKVSEDHKWLMVASKLAEQTRSKGERFNNLDLSKGPSEIRPRDRNVFQEDNKFENLNFNMLNLEPKVTDNMNKSNFRNGLYNMNAAYPKSNANVMGNVNVNKHNGNHNNKELSSNSNNSNTNNENTGGNSAMDKRFKTLPASETLPRNEVLGGYIFVCNNDTMQEDLKRQLFGLPPRYRDSVRAITPGLPLFLYNYTTHQLHGIFEAASFGGSNIDPTAWEDKKCKGESRFPAQVRIRVRNLCKALEEDAFRPVLHHYDGPKFRLELSVPEVNKCPNKIWCTNFWGCTFSFSLLIVEYIYIYIYTLSLVFLLFVFILN; the protein is encoded by the exons ATGGAGAGCATGAATAGCTTTTGGCAATTGGGCGATGAACTCCGAGGACAATCAAAGGTCTCTGAGGATCACAAGTGGCTGATGGTTGCTTCTAAATTGGCTGAGCAGACAAGGTCAAAGGGGGAACGGTTCAATAACCTTGATCTATCCAAAGGTCCATCTGAAATAAGGCCAAGGGATAGAAATGTGTTTCAGGaagataataaatttgaaaacctTAACTTCAACATGTTGAACTTGGAACCCAAAGTGACTGACAACATGAACAAAAGTAATTTCAGGAATGGTCTTTACAACATGAATGCAGCATACCCGAAAAGTAATGCCAATGTTATGGGAAATGTGAATGTTAACAAGCATAATGGCAATCACAACAACAAAGAGCTAAGCAGCAATAGCAATAACAGTAATACCAATAATGAGAACACCGGTGGCAACAGTGCAATGGACAAAAGGTTCAAGACCTTGCCTGCTTCAGAGACACTCCCTCGAAATGAGGTTCTTGGAGGGTACATCTTTGTGTGTAACAATGATACCATGCAGGAAGATTTGAAGCGACAACTATTTG GTCTACCTCCAAGATATAGAGACTCTGTTCGGGCTATAACACCAGGCTTACCTTTGTTTCTCTATAACTACACTACTCACCAATTGCATGGTATTTTTGAG GCAGCTAGTTTTGGGGGCTCTAACATTGATCCAACCGCATGGGAAGACAAAAAATGCAAAGGCGAATCGAGGTTTCCTGCTCAG GTAAGGATCCGTGTTAGGAACCTATGCAAGGCATTGGAGGAAGATGCTTTTAGGCCTGTCCTGCATCACTATGATGGACCTAAGTTCCGCCTTGAGCTTTCAGTTCCAGAGGTAAATAAGTGTCCCAATAAGATTTGGTGTACAAATTTTTGGGGTtgtaccttttctttttctttgcttatagttgaatatatatatatatatatatatacattaagcCTAGTGTTTTTAttgtttgtatttattttgaacTGA
- the LOC100253249 gene encoding B2 protein isoform X2, with amino-acid sequence MESMNSFWQLGDELRGQSKVSEDHKWLMVASKLAEQTRSKGERFNNLDLSKGPSEIRPRDRNVFQEDNKFENLNFNMLNLEPKVTDNMNKSNFRNGLYNMNAAYPKSNANVMGNVNVNKHNGNHNNKELSSNSNNSNTNNENTGGNSAMDKRFKTLPASETLPRNEVLGGYIFVCNNDTMQEDLKRQLFGLPPRYRDSVRAITPGLPLFLYNYTTHQLHGIFEAASFGGSNIDPTAWEDKKCKGESRFPAQVRIRVRNLCKALEEDAFRPVLHHYDGPKFRLELSVPETLDLLDLCEQAGRQ; translated from the exons ATGGAGAGCATGAATAGCTTTTGGCAATTGGGCGATGAACTCCGAGGACAATCAAAGGTCTCTGAGGATCACAAGTGGCTGATGGTTGCTTCTAAATTGGCTGAGCAGACAAGGTCAAAGGGGGAACGGTTCAATAACCTTGATCTATCCAAAGGTCCATCTGAAATAAGGCCAAGGGATAGAAATGTGTTTCAGGaagataataaatttgaaaacctTAACTTCAACATGTTGAACTTGGAACCCAAAGTGACTGACAACATGAACAAAAGTAATTTCAGGAATGGTCTTTACAACATGAATGCAGCATACCCGAAAAGTAATGCCAATGTTATGGGAAATGTGAATGTTAACAAGCATAATGGCAATCACAACAACAAAGAGCTAAGCAGCAATAGCAATAACAGTAATACCAATAATGAGAACACCGGTGGCAACAGTGCAATGGACAAAAGGTTCAAGACCTTGCCTGCTTCAGAGACACTCCCTCGAAATGAGGTTCTTGGAGGGTACATCTTTGTGTGTAACAATGATACCATGCAGGAAGATTTGAAGCGACAACTATTTG GTCTACCTCCAAGATATAGAGACTCTGTTCGGGCTATAACACCAGGCTTACCTTTGTTTCTCTATAACTACACTACTCACCAATTGCATGGTATTTTTGAG GCAGCTAGTTTTGGGGGCTCTAACATTGATCCAACCGCATGGGAAGACAAAAAATGCAAAGGCGAATCGAGGTTTCCTGCTCAG GTAAGGATCCGTGTTAGGAACCTATGCAAGGCATTGGAGGAAGATGCTTTTAGGCCTGTCCTGCATCACTATGATGGACCTAAGTTCCGCCTTGAGCTTTCAGTTCCAGAG ACCCTGGACTTGTTAGACCTATGTGAACAAGCAGGCCGCCAATAG
- the LOC100258382 gene encoding transcription and mRNA export factor ENY2 — protein MRPSVNRPPTPDARLDREKEPSVLEIINIKLIESGEKERLMELLRERLIECGWKDEMKALCRAFVKKKGRNNVTVDDLVHVIMPKGRASIPDSVKAELLQRIRTFLVSAAV, from the exons AT GAGGCCTTCGGTGAATCGTCCTCCGACCCCAGATGCAAGGCTTGATCGTGAAAAAGAGCCATCGGTTCTAGAAATCATCAACATCAAA TTGATCGAGAGTGGTGAAAAAGAAAGATTGATGGAGCTTTTGAGGGAAAGGCTGATAGAGTGTGGGTGGAAGGATGAAATGAAAGCTCTTTGCAG GGCATttgtgaagaagaaagggaGGAATAATGTTACTGTGGACGACCTTGTACATGTGATTATGCCAAAGGGCAGGG CTTCTATTCCTGATTCAGTGAAGGCAGAGCTGTTGCAGAGAATCCGAACTTTTCTTGTTTCAGCTGCTGTTTGA